From the genome of Sulfitobacter sp. HNIBRBA3233:
ATCGATCAGGGGCGGCTGGCGCCGGTCGATCCCGCGCATCTGATCTTTTCGATCTGGGCAACGACGCAACACTATGCAGACTTCGACACCCAGATTTCCGTCCTGCTGGACCGCGAGGATCCTTTCGACCGTGCCCGCGCACATCTGGAGCAGATGTACCGTAAACTGCTGACGCCCTGATGCCGCGCCAGCCGGTTCCGGCAGCGCTGGCGGGTGTTAACTCCGCGTTCAATGTTTCTGAATTAGGCTCACGTCAGGTGGCGGGCTCTCTTTTCGAAGGAAGGAAGCACCATGGCATCACTCTATCTTTCCGGCGTCGCGGCGGTGCCTCTGTCGGCCCCGGCAAGCAGCGGTATGGAAAAGCCCGCGCGCGCAACGGAACTGCCGCCAGCCGAGGCCGTGTCCGGCGCGGCGGCCTCTTCCGGCAGCAACGGCGATACCGCATCGGGGGATCATGCGGACCGCGGACGGGACCGTTTCCAGCAAGAGGCGGCTGCGCTTTTGCGACGCGGACTTCCTGTTCCCAGCCGTGCAGCACCTTCATCGGTGATCACAGCACAAGCCCAGCAGGACCCTTTCGAGGGACTAAACCCCTTTGAACCTCTGGCGCTGCCGGATCCACTTCCGACAGCGCCGATACTCAAACATTTTTCCGGATCGCAGGGCTGATTACTCCGCCGCGGTTGCGGCGGGATTGTTCGGGTGGGTGGTCCAGTTCGCATAGTCCGGCTCGACAACCTTGCCGGTGCGGGGATCGGTCTGGCCTGCCGCCATCGGGACCATGGTGATGCAATTCTCGATCGGGCACACCTCGACACACAGGTTGCAGGCCACGCATTCTTCGTCGATCACACTGAAGGTGCGGTCGTCGGACATTGCGATCGCCTGATGCGACGTGTCCTCGCACGCGGCGTAGCAACGGCCGCATTTGATGCAATCGTCCTGGCTGATCGACGCTTTGGAGATGTAGTTGAGGTTCAAATACTGCCAGTCGGTTGTGTTCGGCACCGCAGCGCCCATGAAATCCTTGATCGAGGTGTGGCCTTTCTCGTCCATCCACTCGCTCAGACCGCTGATCATTTCCTGCACGACCTTGAAGCCATAGGTCATTGCCGCCGTACAGACCTGCACGTTGCCACAGCCCATGGTGATATATTCCGCCGCATCGCGCCATGTGGTGACACCGCCGATACCGCTGATCGGCATTCCCGCCGTCGCGGGGGCGCGGGCGATCTCGCTGACCATGCTCAGCGCGATCGGCTTCACAGCCGGACCGCAATAGCCGCCGTGCGTGCCCTTGCCGTCGATGCTGGGATGCGGGCTCATGGTGTCGAGGTCGACCGAAACGATGGAATTGATCGTGTTGATCAGGCTCACGGCATCCGCCCCGCCGCGTTTGGCCGCTTCGGCAGGTTTGCGGATATCGGTGATATTCGGCGTGAGCTTCACGATGACCGGCTTCGAGTAGTACTGCTTGCACCAGCGCGTGACCATTTCGATGTATTCCGGCACCTGCCCGACAGCAGCGCCCATACCGCGCTCGGACATCCCGTGCGGACAGCCGAAGTTCAACTCGATCCCGTCCGCGCCGGTGGCTTCAACCTTGGGAAGGATGGCTTTCCATTCTTCCTCTTCGCAGGGGACCATGATGGATACGATCATCGCGCGGTCGGGATAGTCTTTCTTGACGCGGGTGATTTCATCGAGGTTGGTTTGCAGATCGCGGTCGGTGATCAGCTCGATGTTGTTGAGGCCCAGCACCCGCCGGTCCGCCCCGTGGATCACGCCGTAACGCGGACCGTTGACGTTGACCACCGGCGGGCCTTCGGAGCCGAGCGTTTTCCAAACCACCCCGCCCCAGCCAGCCTCGAACGCGCGGCGCACATTGTATTCCTTGTCCGTTGGCGGCGCCGAGGCCAGCCAG
Proteins encoded in this window:
- the preA gene encoding NAD-dependent dihydropyrimidine dehydrogenase subunit PreA, which produces MADLTTDFLGIKSPNPFWLASAPPTDKEYNVRRAFEAGWGGVVWKTLGSEGPPVVNVNGPRYGVIHGADRRVLGLNNIELITDRDLQTNLDEITRVKKDYPDRAMIVSIMVPCEEEEWKAILPKVEATGADGIELNFGCPHGMSERGMGAAVGQVPEYIEMVTRWCKQYYSKPVIVKLTPNITDIRKPAEAAKRGGADAVSLINTINSIVSVDLDTMSPHPSIDGKGTHGGYCGPAVKPIALSMVSEIARAPATAGMPISGIGGVTTWRDAAEYITMGCGNVQVCTAAMTYGFKVVQEMISGLSEWMDEKGHTSIKDFMGAAVPNTTDWQYLNLNYISKASISQDDCIKCGRCYAACEDTSHQAIAMSDDRTFSVIDEECVACNLCVEVCPIENCITMVPMAAGQTDPRTGKVVEPDYANWTTHPNNPAATAAE